The Ooceraea biroi isolate clonal line C1 chromosome 1, Obir_v5.4, whole genome shotgun sequence genome has a window encoding:
- the LOC109610911 gene encoding uncharacterized protein LOC109610911, translating into MHTDVLIETHSLVAERFGVWQNINVLDMDSAAGSTSAERIHFHITAWYDEVEDFDNAKVGRGFIHSMFARACARGTRGRLPRPSTLIQLRIIVPFRLVNYSGAPWQLSSYIPIASATFIYVGCGRAIYTPDLNKTAAGYQRRDAVTPDGFGNRVEVLVCNYGPVDRIAPRQLYELGRPGLCPPGTLHSDRYKPLCSNWNGYFESFNNQLGFNLNLDAEEFCIL; encoded by the exons ATGCATACGGACGTCCTTATTGAAACGCATTCGCTCGTTGCAGAGCGATTCGGAGTATGGCAGAATATAAACGTGCTCGACATGGACAGCGCGGCCGGTAGCACGAGCGCGGAGAGAATTCACTTCCATATTACAGCGTGGTACGACGAGGTGGAGGACTTCGACAACGCGAAAGTCGG AAGAGGTTTCATCCATtccatgt TTGCGCGAGCGTGTGCCCGGGGCACGCGAGGCCGGCTGCCGAGGCCGTCCACCCTCATCCAGCTCAGGATAATCGTACCTTTCAGACTGGTGAACTACTCGGGCGCGCCGTGGCAACTCTCCTCTTACATCCCCATCGCATCGGCGACGTTCATTTACGTTGGCTGCGGTCGCGCGATTTACACGCCTGACTTGAACAAGACCGCGGCGGGTTACCAGCGTCGTGACGCAGTCACGCCCGACGGATTTGGGAATCGGGTCGAGGTGCTCGTGTGTAATTACGGACCCGTCGATCGCATTGCACCCCGGCAGCTCTACGAGCTCGGCCGGCCGGGCCTGTGCCCGCCCGGCACCCTACACAGCGACCGTTACAAGCCGCTATGCAGTAA TTGGAATGGCTATTTCGAATCATTTAATAATCAACTTGGCTTCAACTTGAATCTTGATGCGGAGGAATTTTgcatcttgtga
- the LOC109610916 gene encoding uncharacterized protein LOC109610916 isoform X2, protein MAGSERKVQEALTSLKDQHQKDLLHAWSIRQIDQGRRQLPNDHSSRSRKDDGFLHKSGERCRFWSADSEREHGARMTFTASTADGDWN, encoded by the exons ATGGCTGGATCGGAACGGAAG GTGCAGGAAGCTTTAACGTCGTTAAAGGACCAGCATCAAAAGGACCTATTACACGCTTGGAGCATTAGACAAATAGACCAAGGACGGCGACAATTACCGAACGATCATTCCTCGCGTTCGAGAAAAGACGACGGATTTCTCCACAAAAGCGGCGAACGTTGCAGATTTTGGTCAGCGG ATTCTGAGAGGGAGCACGGGGCGAGGATGACGTTTACGGCATCGACAGCAGACGGCGATTGGAATTGA
- the LOC113562317 gene encoding uncharacterized protein LOC113562317, translated as MHDIRLHKYYYQAGSGYSSNSLIYRFLVADRNLRRLLNLSSYCGAVTVVTFIFAAIMAFCSIAIARQSKEGKFASLSLFRQSIRAGLKRDQRISSRASNAARTLIIDNLQKLPRMESVVNIIPPYKCIHKHLQRMSVFQEKTQKILRKEQLELEIMNSKASCIKKLLKLEEQSEWRRSRSPKVYHRPISAETSK; from the exons ATGCACGACATCAGGCTGCACAAGTACTACTATCAGGCCGGGTCCGGATACAGCTCGAATTCGCTG ATCTACCGGTTCCTCGTCGCCGATCGCAATCTAAGACGCTTATTAAATCTGAGCTCGTATTGCGGAGCGGTGACCGTTGTAACGTTCATCTTCGCGGCGATCATGGCCTTTTGTTCCATAGCG ATTGCTCGCCAAAGCAAAGAAGGTAAGTTCgcaagtctctctctctttcggcaATCAATCCGAGCCGGATTGAAGCGCGATCAGAGGATATCGAGCCGCGCTTCGAATGCAGCCCGGACTCtgattatcgataatttgcaGAAGTTACCGCGGATGGAGAGCGTCGTTAACATCATACCACCGTACAAATGCATCCACAAGCAC CTGCAGCGAATGTCCGTGTTCCAAGAGAAGACGCAGAAAATC TTGCGCAAGGAGCAGCTGGAGCTGGAGATAATGAACAGCAAAGCATCCTGCATCAAGAAGTTGTTGAAGCTGGAG GAACAGTCCGAGTGGCGTCGCAGCAGATCACCGAAGGTGTATCATCGGCCCATCAGCGCGGAAACGTCCAAGTAA
- the LOC109610916 gene encoding uncharacterized protein LOC109610916 isoform X1, protein MDGRGQTIRSGTAGDIRKLRPRKAGARAVGFTGLAPSQVTCLLKTRVRNRSPIVGMLPFTLCTLHVSRVSSGHFYFMLRASISSFVSLRHGFIMVKVIGDRVNDACCIGTMHSLVQ, encoded by the exons ATGGACGGTCGTGGCCAGACGATCCGGTCTGGCACCGCTGGCGACATCCGTAAGCTGCGCCCGAGAAAAGCAGGTGCGCGAGCGGTCGGTTTCACGGG ATTGGCTCCGTCTCAGGTAACTTGTCTACTGAAAACGAGAGTACGGAATCGCTCGCCTATCGTCGGAATGCTTCCGTTCACCCTTTGCACTTTGCACGTATCTCGCGTCTCCTCCggtcacttttattttatgctaCGAGCATCGATCTCTTCGTTTGTTTCCCTGCGGCACGGATTTATTATGGTTAAAGTTATTGGCGACCGCGTCAACGATGCATGTTGCATAGGAACGATGCACAGCCTTGTGCAATAG